The following nucleotide sequence is from Schistocerca serialis cubense isolate TAMUIC-IGC-003099 chromosome 4, iqSchSeri2.2, whole genome shotgun sequence.
GAATTGGATTAATGAAATTCAGAGTGGCCCGTTTGAGGCAGGAGTCTGTTTCCTGTGGCCCTCGCTTTCAACAGGCAGCAGAAGATTCTTCAAAAGAATTGGGGAAACATGGAAAGGCGGCCCCGACTCTTCCACATAGCACCATGCTGTCCTCGACCTGGTCATTAGCTACAAGCAGTTGTTGGGGAGGACAATGCCTGGTGCCCCTGTGGGTTCCCAGTCAGTCTCACTTCTAAGAATCTTACATCACCAGCTCGCAATATTTTATCATAAAACACTAGATTAGTGTCATAAAAGCGActggaattaaattttttttaacaagtgGAAAGGTTGCGTTTTTCGTTCCGCTCGGTGTTATATGATATGGCCAAACGTATGTTGCGAATGAATGGTAGCATTTGTATCCCGTATTCTTATAGTGACAATGATGTCTGAGTCGTTTCATTGTTCCCTTTAGATGAAAATCGACACGTCTACTATCCTGCGAAGTGCAAGGACATCTTTAAACTTTTCGAATTGAAAATTTACATTCAGAAACATTTAGTCACAAATCAAGCAAATACAGCCATACTGGAGATATCACTTTAAAGAGTGCATatatgcatttcttatgcacttgacacgttccacctCAAATTGGTTTCCGTGAGATTGATAAATGGAACACATAACTAGCTGTATGCAAAAATAAGCATATGTCTTGGGGAGAAATCTGGAATAAGGTAAATAGCAAGATggttgtatttatatgtttatgtaTGTTAATAAGTTGTGCATTTTTCTCCCATGTTCTAAGCCGACAGAGAGTGCTGAGCCAGAGAAAACCAACAACAAATCAGTAATTTTTGGAAAACATTTACTTCCTTTGTCGTGCTCATCCAAAGAATTTACATGATTTTGCTCGTAGTGCTGCTGTGCGTCCCTTTTCGTCAGCATATATATTATTCGTTGCAAAACAGTAAAGTTTGATACACATTTGGTTCGAATGAGAAGCTTCGTATGAAGCTTCCATTAAATTCTTTGTGATATTTATTTCCACAATGTGTGTCCGGATGCATCTGTGGCATGTTGTTACTCTTCCGTTTCAATAGAAAATATGAATACCACAAAGCAGCTTTCTGTCAGCAAGAAAATCAACATTCGGGTCTTGGAAGTTACTCGTGTGTGAACCTTGTGTCAGCGGTGTAAGAAGGAAAGGCAATgacttgttttgaaaatatatgaAGTGCCTATCAGTGAAGAAATAGAACTGCGAAAATTTAATTCAATTAACAGTGAGGAAAATTTAGTAAGTTTCCTGGAAAATGCCGTGATTCACAACTACATTTATTATACGTTTTCAACGTAGTCTAACGCTCCAAGATGCCGCAATTTGCCGGCACGTAGTTAGTTCCCGAACCGTTTCAAAGATCATGGTGTGCAGATATTTCAGTGCGACATGTCGAAGCTCAGCAGTCAGTGTCTGCGCATTTGATTATAATTTGAGTGCTTAATATATTTAAGAGCGAGTGATAAATATTGTAGCAGAAACATTTTCAATAATTTCCTAATACAACAGTGAATTGCAGAATGGACGATATATTTGAAAAGGCCGCTCGGAGCCTGATGTCGGTATGAGGATATGCGCAACTATATCTAGCAGGCACTGACTTCACCACGATTGCACGGAACCACTCAGAGCATACTTCTTGGTGAGGAGGAGTGGTTGTGTCGACCTGAATTGTGGTGTTGTGTCTGTGTGAGAGCGTGACAGTTATTTTGACGAAATACAAACAGCCAAGGACAGTTCAACAGGTTCCGCAGGAGTGTTATTTATCTATAAAAAAGACTATTATGGACTTTGATGACTATGAAACACTTCCAACAAATGATGTTGCTACCCATATGACGGCGGGAGCCGTCGCTGGTGTAATGGAACATTGTGTCATGTACCCGCTCGATTCGGTAAAGGTATGAATCTAACAAGTGTGATTTGTGCGTTGTTACCGCCCAGTCGTTTAAAGAATAATTATCTTTTTTGGCTGTTACCCAAAGTTTGTAACGGTGAATTGTATTACCTATAGCACACTAAATGTAAACGTGTAATTAGagaatgtatttttgtatttgtagACGCGGATGCAAAACCTGTCACCAACTCCAAATGCTACGTATAGAGGAATAAGTGAAACACTATTTCGCATGGTGAAACATGAAGGAGTTCTGAGACCTGTTCGAGGAATGAGTGCAGTTGTTATGGGGGCAGGACCAGCCCATGCGCTATATTTTTCATCGTATGAGTATGTAAAGAAGTCTCTCACACAGGCATTACCCTTCAATAGTCACGTGGCTGTTGGTGAGTCTTACAACGCCTGTCACCATATAAAAGTGATTACTTTTGCATTTCACTGAATAACATCAATCATTCCTAAATATTTAGGTACTGCTGGAGTGGCTGCGACGCTCCTGCACGATGGTGTGATGAACCCAGCTGAAGGTGCGTAGACTTTTTAGATTGACAAGCCTGTAATGTGTGTTTTTGTTTTGAGGGGGTGGGTGGGGTGGTAGCATTATAACAAGAGATGTGGGTTTGTTTACAAGCGCACCCACACTACTGGAGGAGGCCGTTACAGTAATAAGATGGTTGTGTGTAAACATGACAGAAGCTGTATTTGAATCTGTATCTTAAAGGCTGCCAGAACCCACTGCCTAGCACCTGTGTTTTACACTCAGTTTGAATGCAGACAATATACTGACACTAAGTTATTCTGAACCTATAAATCTGAGAGCCGAATTTCTTAGCAGTTTTTAATGGGTAGTTGtatattacatcatacaaataagtccttcactaaaaaaaaaaatactgtaatttTTCACAAAGTATGTGCAGAAGCAGTGCTTCATGTTATCGAATTGCAGAAACATTAGTATTCTAATGTACGCGTGTGTAAATTACTTTGTCATCGATCTTAAAAATGCTGGTGTATTATCATTGACAAATACTTAGCGTAATGCATGACAGAGATTGTCGCAGTTTAATTTTATACATGCCAGGTGTATGTTATTTTGGTAGTTAAAAACAACTAGCCTGCTGCACAGATTGAATTATAAATTTAATATCAGTGAGCTTACGGCAGAACAGATAAGATACTATTCTGCAAGGATGAAAATGGCTTGATTCCCTGTATTCTAAGTGACCAGAAGTGATGCCAGTTGTCATCTGTATTTTTCAGTTGTGTAACTTCAGATTATTCATACAAGTAATATCACAATGTCGGTCAATGTCACAGGTTGACTAGAAGTACGTAATgcactgtaaaaagatgaaatggGCTTGACGGCAATGTAACACACCAATAGTAGGAGTAAAGATAGCAAGGCATTTACGACCTTCCCATGTGCAATCAGTGAATTTCTAATTCATAAAAAGTCTTTTTAAtcaagttttctatttcattctttaAAGTGTCATTAATGACAGTGTGTGCTGGTAAAtgtgtgttttgataaattccAGATCTGTCTAGCTacactatttagtttaacaatccaTTTGTCAGTCAGGTGCTAATAACATGTATTGGTGGACCACGTCTCTTAATTTATTATTGTTGTCGGTTTTCTTTTTCGTTCAGCAAGCATCTCAGTGCAAATCGTGAAGAACTTACCCAGTATATTTCATCCTATGAAACATGCCTAATAGACTTACCATGTCACCTTAAAGCATTTTTTCATGTCTGAAGAGCAACCTCATAACGGTATGCAGTGTGCTGCCAGTGTAAATTTTTTATAGCCAGGCAATAGGGTTTGTTACACATGCATGAAGTTTTCATAAAAATAATGACTTGTGATCAATTTAGTAGGTCCTGCACAGATCTGTGGTTGGTGCCACAGTAATTTTGAATCAACTACAAATCCAGAAGTTTGACAGTCAGTGGTTTATTATGTTTGCAAAAAGTTTAGGGCATGGATACACAGTTTGTCATTGCAGATAAATATCTCTTGACATTAATAGATTAACCACATGAAGTAAAGAAATGTCATTGAAATTTAGTAAATGTGGATTCATTTAGTGTTATCAAGTGCTTGATCATACTGCTTTTGTAAAACTATTTGTGCTTCCTCTGTAAAACTCTTTTAAACAAGTTACTGAAAAAATGGAGCGTGTTCAGGCGTGTGTATGCCATGTAAGTGTTGAATGTGCTTGTAGCAATGTAGTGTATTTACATAGAAGTGCATCATACTGTGCAGAGCAGAGCCTACTTTATACCTTTgtttatttctgtgttccattcatGAGTGTAGCAAGGAAGATCTGGTTGTCTAGGGAACTTAGGAAagtagaagccggccggagtggccaaggggttttaggcactacagtctggaaccgcacgattgctacggtcgctggttcgaatcctgcctcgggtatggatgtctgtggtgtccttaggttagttaggtttaagtagttctaagttctaggggactgatgatctcagaagttaagtcccatagtgctcagagccatttgaaccatttttttttttttatgaaagtagAGAATCTTGGAAAAACTCATCATAGAGAAATACAATAAGTTTTTGTGTGTCAGTatgaatttttgtgaattattttcTTCTGATCAATTCCATTGCATTTCGCAAGTGTCTTTGTTATCTACTGTCTAGAACACGTGGTTACAGTCTTAccaagtaatcttgaagtgaacccCGGTCACTTGAGCAGCACAATAAATTAGAAGTTTCAGTGGAAATGAAGTGATCTATTGATTAAATGTCTAAAATGGCATTACAAAAGCTTGAGAGTTAGTAAATGGTGGTTTTAGACAACACTGTAAAATTGTTGAGTGTGACAGAAGTATTTAAGGTAAAGTGGATGAGGAAAACCATCAGGTGAACTTTCTATAAGCACTTCTCTGTATTCTTGTCTGCTGAAACATTTGGAAAAGAATGAGGTGTGAATTAATTCACTCGACTTTTATTTGGTCCATTTGTAAATAATTGTATTTGTTGTTACACCATTACGCAGTATGGTGGTAGAATTGTTATATTTTAATGAAGTGCCTGTACTTAGTATGTCTCATCAATATGAAGACCTGTTtctaatgtaaaatttttttttctttttcatgctcTGCTGTCAAACATCGGAACTCCGACCGCTTCGCAACGCATCAAATACTGCACATGTAATGTACCACCTGTGCCACTATTTTGAACTGTGTTGTTTTCAGTTGTCAAACAAAGACTGCAAATGTACAACTCACCATATAAATCATGCCTAGATTGTATGGTAAAAGTATATCGTGCAGAAGGGCTCAGAGCATTCTACCGTTCATACACCACGCAACTGACAATGAATATCCCATTTCAGAGTATTCATTTCATTATATATGAATTTGCCCAAAGTTTAACTAACCCAGAAAGACACTACAATCCAAAAGCTCATATGCTGTCAGGAGCCTGTGCCGGTGGTGTTGCAGCAGCTGTAACGACACCACTTGATGTGTGCAAGACATTACTCAACACACAACCTGTAGCAGTGAGAGAATCGGGTTTATTTCATGCCATAAGGACAGTATACAAGTTGGGTGGTCTGAAAGGATATTTCAGAGGAATCCAGGCAAGGGTCCTCTATCAGATGCCATCAACTGCTATCTGTTGGTCAATGTACGAGTTCTTCAAATATCTTCTCTCAAATCCTTCCACTGACCAGCTTATGACAGTGATGTCACAGCCATCAGACAGTCCAGAGATGGCCTTAGTTGAAAAGCAAGTTCCAAGTGGATCCATTGCAGGAGTAGAAAGGTGGGCATGTGGTGCAACATCGTCTGTCTCTGGTGCTGGAGTGTATGGAGCGTATTCATTCAATACGGTCCATGGCTCCGATACATCTCTTCCCAAGGGAAGCTCGTATCTTGAAATTGTTCATAGTTGAACAATTTCTGTTGTGTTAATACCTAGAAGTATCAGTGTGTCAGTGATTGCAGCTGACAGTGGCCATGAAGTTGCAGTATGTACAAAACACTTTCTCTAAGGATAAGAGCAGGCTTCTgttttggaattacatacaaaaatttcAATTCCTGTGCTACACAAGTTACTGTGTTTAAAAAGTGTTTCTCATGATAATTACTTCTAAAGTCTGAGGTAATAGAACTATTTTGTAAGAGTGGGAAACATGGGTTGAGTGTACTGAGATGTTTATATAGTTACTGATCTGCTGTGCGGATCTCATGTGAATAATACTTGTACATTTTCGTGTAATTTCTGCATGTTAATTGTTAACTCGATATATGAATATCAGTGACAATGTTCTTGCCAAGCCAGGTTTGAATTAGATCtgaaaagcaaaagaaaatggtTGAGCTGacatgaccaaaaaagaaaaaaaaattaaggttaATTTATTTGAGAAAGCTTTGAGTACATGCACAATGTTATGGGTGAAAACGGTGTTCTTTGTTGTTTTGACATTAGAATGTTCCTTGATTGTCATAAAGTAGGAAGTACAAAGTATTTATCACACGCCATCTCCCGGGAATGTGAAAGAGATCCTTAAATTATATCCCCTTTTTTTCCATAGTAATGGGAATTGTACTCGACGAATGACTTGCCATCTTGTTTTAAATGTGATTGACTGTTCCTGAATTGTGTTATCATTTGGCATTTAATTTGTGGAAGACCAGTACACGATCCATCATGTTTTCTCAAAATACGTCTGATAGTGGCAGTGGGATTTTTAAAAAGACTGAGCCCTTCTGCAGGTTAAGCTCTGTATATTTCAGCAAACACCCAGCAGAAAATTATATATGTCGTTATTTGTGTACCTTAATGTTCTTAGAAGGTATATAATGAACACAGTTTGCCGCATAAAGATATAAGGCAAAACTGTTATTGGTGGAAAGTGTATTGTCATAAATAAGTCATACTTATTTAGATTTGGAAGGTTAAATTAATATTGTCACGACACAGTGAAGCAATTACACTTCCTGTTAGAAGTCGAGAACCATTGCTTGTAAGTAGGCCCTTAACAGGTTCCTCATATAGACTTTGTTTGTCTCGGGAAAAATATGGCTTTGAAATAAGCGTCGTATTATGAACtttttcttcattggaatatttgcgcaccatttagttttttgttttgccTGGTGTTCTGTCACTCTTTTTGATTTAATAAGTGTGCACTTTCATTTATCTTTGAAATTCTTGCAGCATGTGCTCCTCATTTGCTGACATGAGAACAACACAAAACCTAAATTTCTCCTCATGTACTTTGAGCTCAAAGATGCTGTTTCCCCAGTTTTTGTGCATGTATCAAGATTTTTCTGTTCTCTTGAACCTAGCCACATAGAGCTTGTCCTGTCAGcccattttctttgtatttatagaGGTTCATCAAAACTTGGATCATTTGTTAAAATTATCCATTCACAAGATCAGTTTATATCCAGAGATTCCTTTGCAGTTTGAACTTAGCTTACTTTGATTGAATCAAATGAAATTTTAATCTGTGCAAAATTCGCTCTTcagcaagaatgaaattttctgacatTATTTAATGGTcactgtgtgatagcaatggagaaGACTGTGCTGTCTATGCTTGTTGAAAATGAGTCATAATGTTGGTAAAATGAGTCATAAAGTTGGTAAAATATATTTATAGAATGCATAGTATGTTACGGTAATGATATAACTTCCTTATACAATGAATGCGTTTTTTCCTCTTTTTACTATTTTTGTTAGTTGTGGTGGTTGGATAATACTGAAATGCTCATCtctatcaagaaatactgcatttccAATGTAACTGATATTCATAACACATTAATTCACTAAAAGATAAAGATGTATCAGGTTGTTAGAATTCATCTCATGTTCTGCTCAGTTGACTTTGTTAAACTGATTTGCCAGGTAAATATATGCAGAGCATTTGTACAACATAATGTTCTTATTATTTGCAGAATACCAGTTTGATGAATCTTTCAAAGTGCATATACAATTTATTTACATTATTCAGATATTCATATGACTATGCTGGTTTCAAAATTGTTTCCTGCATTGTGGGAATTTATTTTCTTGATTTGGTCTATATTTTCTTATTGCTTTTGACATTCTCAAGTTCATGTTGCATGAATGAAAAAAGATAACTGATTTTCCCCACACCTTTTCCTTCCACTCCCTCAAGAACTACTAGTAACTGATGAAGAACGCAAGTGTGACTGTGATAATGTCCTTATCATTGAATGATGATATTGACTTTTAAAGGAAGTAATATCATTAAGGCAAGCACTGTCACGTAGTGTACATAAGAAACACCATCAAGCAAGTTTATAAGTGTTTTAACTCCTTGatatattatttacttttttattgattttcagaaGGTACTGAATATTTCTGTAAAACAGGAGGTAGCATTCCTGTATTGACAAATTGATACAACAAATTCTCATTTA
It contains:
- the LOC126473458 gene encoding mitoferrin-1 isoform X1 — translated: MDFDDYETLPTNDVATHMTAGAVAGVMEHCVMYPLDSVKTRMQNLSPTPNATYRGISETLFRMVKHEGVLRPVRGMSAVVMGAGPAHALYFSSYEYVKKSLTQALPFNSHVAVGTAGVAATLLHDGVMNPAEVVKQRLQMYNSPYKSCLDCMVKVYRAEGLRAFYRSYTTQLTMNIPFQSIHFIIYEFAQSLTNPERHYNPKAHMLSGACAGGVAAAVTTPLDVCKTLLNTQPVAVRESGLFHAIRTVYKLGGLKGYFRGIQARVLYQMPSTAICWSMYEFFKYLLSNPSTDQLMTVMSQPSDSPEMALVEKQVPSGSIAGVERWACGATSSVSGAGVYGAYSFNTVHGSDTSLPKGSSYLEIVHS
- the LOC126473458 gene encoding mitoferrin-1 isoform X2, encoding MDFDDYETLPTNDVATHMTAGAVAGVMEHCVMYPLDSVKTRMQNLSPTPNATYRGISETLFRMVKHEGVLRPVRGMSAVVMGAGPAHALYFSSYEYVKKSLTQALPFNSHVAVGTAGVAATLLHDGVMNPAEVVKQRLQMYNSPYKSCLDCMVKVYRAEGLRAFYRSYTTQLTMNIPFQSIHFIIYEFAQSLTNPERHYNPKAHMLSGACAGGVAAAVTTPLDVCKTLLNTQPVAVRESGLFHAIRTVYKLGGLKGYFRGIQARVLYQMPSTAICWSMYEFFKYLLSNPSTDQLMTVMSQPSDSPEMALVEKQVPSGSIAGVERRQK